The Camelina sativa cultivar DH55 chromosome 14, Cs, whole genome shotgun sequence genome includes a window with the following:
- the LOC104738946 gene encoding uncharacterized protein LOC104738946 isoform X1: protein MVNPSGTTDVSGGGCKSTHLFLASLGGLAAVVAAAFAGESLLRRRKLYQGDPMGIKDDKIAPLIERKDSGRRPNLERFSHYVARQLGFEDPNEYPQLCKLANAYLLKTKGYDENVFEYLVNEAEADSLYVHFLEEFDRCILTYFAFNWNQSSNLISQVLSDESDQKVPKLKDFVMAATRKQRFERVTKDLKVTRVISTLVEEMKAIGSGSNEPHCTEVMSPVAHSKRSPVLLLMGGGMGAGKSTVLKDILQESFWSEAEADAVVIEADAFKETDVIYRALSSRGHHDDMLQTAELVHQSSTDAASSVLVTALNEGRDVIMDGTLSWEPFVEQMIEMARNVHKHRYRMGAGYKVSEDGTITEEYWKQIGQEEEAKQNGKQQILKPYRIELVGVVCDAYLAVARGIRRALMVKRAVRVKSQLNSHKSFANAFPKYCELVDNARLYCTNAVGGPPRLIAWKDGSSKLLVDPEDIECLKRVSSLNPEAESIYELYPDRSQICKPGSVWNDVVLLPSRPKVQKELSDAIRNIEKAQLKN from the exons ATGGTGAATCCTTCTG GAACAACAGATGTCTCTGGTGGTGGTTGTAAATCAACTCATCTCTTCCTCGCTTCTCTTGGTGGTCTTGCCGCCGTAGTAGCTGCTGCGTTTGCCGGAGAATCACTCCTTCGCCGCCGGAAACTCTATCAAGGTGATCCCATGGGGATTAAAGACGATAAAATCGCCCCTTTAATCGAGAGGAAAGATTCAGGTCGACGACCAAACCTCGAGAGGTTCTCCCACTATGTTG CAAGACAGCTAGGATTTGAGGATCCAAATGAATACCCGCAACTATGCAAGTTAGCAAATGCATATTTGTTGAAAACAAAGGGGTATGATGAGAATGTGTTTGAGTATCTGGTGAATGAAGCTGAGGCTGACTCTCTCTATGTTCATTTCCTTGAAGAATTTGACCGATGCATTCTCACTTATTTTGCTTTTAACTGGAACCAATCTTCCAACCTCATCTCTCAG GTGTTAAGCGATGAATCCGACCAGAAAGTACCAAAACTCAAGGATTTTGTGATGGCAGCGACGAG GAAACAGAGGTTCGAGAGGGTGACAAAAGACTTGAAGGTGACAAGGGTAATTTCGACATTAGTAGAAGAGATGAAAGCCATCGGAAGCGGAAGCAACGAGCCTCACTGTACGGAGGTAATGTCTCCGGTGGCTCACAGCAAACGAAGTCCCGTCCTTCTCCTTATGGGTGGTGGAATGGGTGCCGGGAAGAGCACCGTCCTCAAAGATATCCTCCAAGA GTCGTTTTGGTCGGAGGCAGAGGCGGACGCGGTGGTCATAGAAGCGGATGCGTTTAAGGAGACGGATGTTATTTATAGAGCTCTTAGCTCTAGAGGTCACCATGATGATATGCTTCAAACCGCTGAATTG gTTCATCAATCATCGACCGATGCTGCATCGTCCGTACTAGTAACGGCATTGAACGAAGGACGTGATGTGATAATGGATGGAACATTATCGTGGGAGCCATTCGTGGAACAAATGATCGAAATGGCAAGAAACGTCCACAAACACCGATATCGAATGGGCGCAGGCTACAAGGTGTCTGAAGACGGGACAATAACGGAAGAATATTGGAAACAAATCGGTCAAGAAGAAGAGGCCAAACAAAATGGGAAACAACAAATCTTGAAACCTTACAGAATTGAGCTGGTCGGTGTGGTTTGCGACGCTTATCTCGCTGTAGCAAGAGGCATACG GAGAGCTCTAATGGTGAAGAGAGCAGTGAGAGTGAAATCGCAATTGAATTCACATAAGAGTTTCGCAAACGCATTCCCAAAGTATTGTGAGCTTGTTGATAACGCTAGGCTTTATTGCACTAATGCTGTTGGTGGTCCTCCAAGG CTTATAGCGTGGAAAGACGGAAGTAGTAAGCTTCTGGTAGACCCAGAGGATATCGAGTGTCTAAAACGGGTCAGTAGTCTTAACCCGGAGGCAGAATCCATTTACGAGCTATACCCGGACCGGAGCCAAATATGCAAGCCCGGTTCAGTTTGGAATGA
- the LOC104738946 gene encoding uncharacterized protein LOC104738946 isoform X2 encodes MVNPSDVSGGGCKSTHLFLASLGGLAAVVAAAFAGESLLRRRKLYQGDPMGIKDDKIAPLIERKDSGRRPNLERFSHYVARQLGFEDPNEYPQLCKLANAYLLKTKGYDENVFEYLVNEAEADSLYVHFLEEFDRCILTYFAFNWNQSSNLISQVLSDESDQKVPKLKDFVMAATRKQRFERVTKDLKVTRVISTLVEEMKAIGSGSNEPHCTEVMSPVAHSKRSPVLLLMGGGMGAGKSTVLKDILQESFWSEAEADAVVIEADAFKETDVIYRALSSRGHHDDMLQTAELVHQSSTDAASSVLVTALNEGRDVIMDGTLSWEPFVEQMIEMARNVHKHRYRMGAGYKVSEDGTITEEYWKQIGQEEEAKQNGKQQILKPYRIELVGVVCDAYLAVARGIRRALMVKRAVRVKSQLNSHKSFANAFPKYCELVDNARLYCTNAVGGPPRLIAWKDGSSKLLVDPEDIECLKRVSSLNPEAESIYELYPDRSQICKPGSVWNDVVLLPSRPKVQKELSDAIRNIEKAQLKN; translated from the exons ATGGTGAATCCTTCTG ATGTCTCTGGTGGTGGTTGTAAATCAACTCATCTCTTCCTCGCTTCTCTTGGTGGTCTTGCCGCCGTAGTAGCTGCTGCGTTTGCCGGAGAATCACTCCTTCGCCGCCGGAAACTCTATCAAGGTGATCCCATGGGGATTAAAGACGATAAAATCGCCCCTTTAATCGAGAGGAAAGATTCAGGTCGACGACCAAACCTCGAGAGGTTCTCCCACTATGTTG CAAGACAGCTAGGATTTGAGGATCCAAATGAATACCCGCAACTATGCAAGTTAGCAAATGCATATTTGTTGAAAACAAAGGGGTATGATGAGAATGTGTTTGAGTATCTGGTGAATGAAGCTGAGGCTGACTCTCTCTATGTTCATTTCCTTGAAGAATTTGACCGATGCATTCTCACTTATTTTGCTTTTAACTGGAACCAATCTTCCAACCTCATCTCTCAG GTGTTAAGCGATGAATCCGACCAGAAAGTACCAAAACTCAAGGATTTTGTGATGGCAGCGACGAG GAAACAGAGGTTCGAGAGGGTGACAAAAGACTTGAAGGTGACAAGGGTAATTTCGACATTAGTAGAAGAGATGAAAGCCATCGGAAGCGGAAGCAACGAGCCTCACTGTACGGAGGTAATGTCTCCGGTGGCTCACAGCAAACGAAGTCCCGTCCTTCTCCTTATGGGTGGTGGAATGGGTGCCGGGAAGAGCACCGTCCTCAAAGATATCCTCCAAGA GTCGTTTTGGTCGGAGGCAGAGGCGGACGCGGTGGTCATAGAAGCGGATGCGTTTAAGGAGACGGATGTTATTTATAGAGCTCTTAGCTCTAGAGGTCACCATGATGATATGCTTCAAACCGCTGAATTG gTTCATCAATCATCGACCGATGCTGCATCGTCCGTACTAGTAACGGCATTGAACGAAGGACGTGATGTGATAATGGATGGAACATTATCGTGGGAGCCATTCGTGGAACAAATGATCGAAATGGCAAGAAACGTCCACAAACACCGATATCGAATGGGCGCAGGCTACAAGGTGTCTGAAGACGGGACAATAACGGAAGAATATTGGAAACAAATCGGTCAAGAAGAAGAGGCCAAACAAAATGGGAAACAACAAATCTTGAAACCTTACAGAATTGAGCTGGTCGGTGTGGTTTGCGACGCTTATCTCGCTGTAGCAAGAGGCATACG GAGAGCTCTAATGGTGAAGAGAGCAGTGAGAGTGAAATCGCAATTGAATTCACATAAGAGTTTCGCAAACGCATTCCCAAAGTATTGTGAGCTTGTTGATAACGCTAGGCTTTATTGCACTAATGCTGTTGGTGGTCCTCCAAGG CTTATAGCGTGGAAAGACGGAAGTAGTAAGCTTCTGGTAGACCCAGAGGATATCGAGTGTCTAAAACGGGTCAGTAGTCTTAACCCGGAGGCAGAATCCATTTACGAGCTATACCCGGACCGGAGCCAAATATGCAAGCCCGGTTCAGTTTGGAATGA